A window of the Cicer arietinum cultivar CDC Frontier isolate Library 1 chromosome 6, Cicar.CDCFrontier_v2.0, whole genome shotgun sequence genome harbors these coding sequences:
- the LOC101511905 gene encoding uncharacterized protein: protein MEESQHHHHHHHHEDHHTPTSPQSQSLPTTGTCCKCGGPTTFAPPPVSPSFSEISPPPTYRPIRAPAIPPDPNSQRAIILAPVPQAQHVPIASPPHHFQIPIKRIQTPDDIRRFHDSDSGKNFLGFIVALSESIRGRKISDPCHQSETTNTIVSILETLTLWIDEIPPIQQAARYGNIAYRTWHERLVDSGSSLMFRFLPENIHPATVELVPYFSDSFGNSSRIDYGTGHETNFAAWLYCLARLGVIGEEDYPAVVSRVFVKYLELMRKLQLVYCLEPAGSHGVWGLDDYHFLPFIFGSSQLIDHKYMKPKSIHNKDILDNFSNEYLYLACIGFVMKVKKGHFAEHSPMLDDISGVPNWKKVNSGLLKMYKAEVLEKVPIMQHFLFGSLIKWE from the coding sequence ATGGAAGAATCTCAGcatcaccaccaccaccaccaccacgaAGACCATCACACTCCAACCTCCCCTCAATCGCAATCACTACCCACAACCGGCACGTGCTGTAAGTGTGGCGGTCCCACAACCTTCGCACCACCACCAGTATCACCATCCTTCTCGGAAATCTCACCACCGCCAACTTACCGTCCCATCCGCGCTCCGGCGATCCCACCGGACCCAAACTCACAACGTGCCATCATCCTCGCTCCGGTCCCACAAGCACAACACGTCCCCATAGCTTCACCACCTCACCATTTTCAAATCCCAATCAAACGTATCCAAACCCCCGACGACATTCGCCGATTCCACGACTCTGATTCAGGGAAAAACTTCCTCGGGTTTATCGTCGCACTCTCCGAATCAATCCGCGGCCGGAAAATCTCCGATCCATGCCACCAATCCGAAACCACCAATACCATTGTTTCCATCCTCGAAACCCTAACCCTATGGATCGACGAAATTCCCCCAATTCAACAAGCCGCACGATACGGTAACATCGCTTACCGAACCTGGCACGAACGCCTCGTGGATTCCGGTTCCTCCCTCATGTTCCGGTTTCTCCCGGAGAATATTCATCCGGCGACCGTTGAACTCGTTCCGTATTTCTCCGATAGCTTCGGGAACTCAAGCCGAATCGATTATGGAACCGGACATGAAACGAATTTCGCAGCGTGGCTTTATTGCTTGGCAAGATTGGGGGTGATTGGAGAAGAGGATTACCCAGCTGTAGTAAGTAGGGTTTTTGTGAAGTATCTTGAATTGATGAGAAAGTTGCAATTGGTTTATTGTTTGGAACCTGCAGGTTCACATGGTGTCTGGGGGCTTGATGATTACCACTTTTTACCCTTTATATTTGGGTCTTCACAGTTGATTGATCATAAGTATATGAAGCCAAAATCCATTCACAACAAGGATATTTTGGATAATTTCTCTAATGAGTATCTTTACCTAGCCTGCATTGGTTTTGTTATGAAGGTGAAGAAGGGTCATTTTGCTGAGCATTCACCTATGTTGGATGATATTAGTGGGGTGCCTAATTGGAAGAAGGTTAACAGTGGATTGCTTAAGATGTATAAAGCTGAAGTCTTGGAGAAGGTTCCTATTATGCAGCATTTTCTTTTTGGCTCCCTTATTAAGTG